The DNA window CTTCAATTGAGAATTTACAGTACTATTTCCATTGTAAGTTGCAATAATTTCAACAGGAAATTTATTTTTTAAATAGGCATATCTGTTGACATTTAGTTGCTGAATTTTTATATCTGTATAGGTTGTTGTATCTCCCAAAATAACAGGGAATATGGCTTGTTTGTAACGGTTGGTCATAAACTCATAATCATAACCATAGGTTTGATTACCATCTGTAATTAGCAATGTAGGAGACACCGAATTATTATAAACTTCAGATAGACGGTCTAACACTTCGGCAATGTTAGATTGTTTTTCATTAAAAGCTAAAGAGTCACTTTGAATTACAGACTTTCCGAAAGTGTAATATTCCAGATTAAAATTGTCTTTAAGTAGCTGATTTTGTTTTAATGTCTCTATTAAATCTGTTGTGTTTTGTGATTGATTGAGGTAGTTGATAGATTCTGAATTGTCTACTGCAATAATCAAATTTGGTTTTTCATCATAAAATGAAACGTTATCAAACTTAGGATTGATTAAAAGCATTAAAATAGAAAAGATACTAACAAACCTTAAGAATGCTAGAAACCAATAAATCTTGGTTGTCTTTTTTGATTTAAAAATATACTGAAAAAGCGCTAATACTAGCGCTAATATTCCAGATATAATGATATATGTTATTGTGTCTGTTTGCATTCATTTACCTTTCGACTGCGCTCAAGGTGACCTCTGTATTAAAATTCTAAGTTAGCATTCCACCATCAACGTTAAGTGTCTGGCCAGTAACATAAGCACTCATGTCGCTAGCTAAAAACACACATGCATTGGCAATGTCTTCAGGAGTTCCACCACGTTTTAACGGAATTGCATTACGCCATCCTTTTACAGTTTCTTCATCTAGTTTTGCTGTCATTTCTGTTTCAATAAAACCAGGAGCAATCACGTTACTTCTAATGTTTCTAGATCCTAATTCTAAAGCTACAGATTTTGAGAAACCAATAATTCCAGCTTTAGAAGCTGCATAATTTGTTTGACCAGCATTTCCTTTAACTCCAACTACAGAACTCATGTTAATGATAGAGCCTTTACGTTGTTTTAACATCGTACGTTGTACTGCTTTGGTCATATTAAAAACGGACTTTAAGTTCACTTCAATCACTTTATCAAAGTCTTCTTCTCCCATTCGCATTAATAAATTATCTTTAGTAATTCCTGCATTATTTACTAAAATATCAATACTACCAAATTCAGCTAAAACCTTTTCAGCAAGTTTTTGAGAGTCCTCAAAATTAGCGGCATTACTTTGATAACCTTTAGCTTTTATACCTAAAGCATTTAATTGGTTTTCTAATTCATTTGCTGCTTCTACCGAAGCGCTATATGTGAAAGCTACGTTTGCACCATGTTGAGCAAAAACTTCAGCGATTCCTTTTCCAATTCCACGGCTTGCGCCTGTTATGATTGCTGTTTTTCCTTCTAATAATTTCATGTATGATAGTGTTAATATAGTTGGTTTTCAAATATAGCAAATTGAAGTTGCATCAAATATAAAAACCTCAAAATTTATAATTTTATTATGAGGTATTGACGAAGATTTAATTCGATTATAAAATACTAATTATCTTATCTGTAATTTTGTGAATTCATGAATTTGTCTAAATCACATTTACAACGTTTATATCAAGGATTTTTGAATACGCCTTTATTGTGGAATTCTAATCCTGTATTGGGATTGAAACAACTTCAGTTTCAAAATTATGACACATTTTTGTTTAAGAGGTCTTTAGAAAAAAAATTGCGTCTAGGTTTGCTTGCAGAACAATTTGTATTCAATCAATTAGAGCAACTTGAGAATTGTAGGATTTTAGCTGAAAACTTACAGATTCAAAAAGAAAAACAAACGCTTGGTGAATTAGATGCATTAATTGAGTTCGATAAAGGTTCTATTCATCTTGAAATCGTCTACAAATTCTATTTATATGATGCAACCTTAGGCACTTCTGAAATAGAACAATGGATTGGTCCAAATAGAAACGATAGCTTAATTGAAAAAATCACGAAACTCAAAGATAAGCAGTTGCCACTACTCTATTCTTCTAACTGTGAGTCTGCTTTAAATGAGTTGGATTTAAATAATCAAAGCTTTCAACAAAACGTATTGTTTAAAGCACAACTGTTTACGCCATATCTGAAACCTGCTAATTTTAATCAATTAAATAACGCATGTGTTTGCGGATTTTATATGAACAAAGCACAACTAAATGATTTTAATACCTGTAAATTTCATATTCCACCAAAGTTAGATTGGTTTTTGAATACTGAGCATTCAGTAAATTGGTTAAACTTTGAATCCTTTAAAACTGAAGTTGAAGTGTTTTTAGAGCAATCTAAATCACCTTTAATTTGGATAAAAAAAACAGATGATACGTTATTAAAGAGTTTTTTAGTTTGGTGGTAATTATTTTAAATATTAGATAAGCAGAGTTGTATGTTTATCTTTGCTTTTAAAGCATAATATACTCTATGAAATTACAAGCATCTTTTTATATACTGACTTTTATTTGTCTATTAAATTGTAAAGATCAAGTGAGATTAAATCCGAATAATGGCATTACAATTTCTTCGGAAAAAAAAGTGACTTTAATTAAAGATTATTACGATTCTGGAGTTTTAAAAATGAAAGGACAGTATTCTGGAAACACGAAATCTGGTGAATGGATTCATTATTTTGATAACGCAAAACCATATAAAATTGAAAATTACAAAGATGGTTTGTTAGATGGTGTATGGAATGTTTTTCATTTAAATGGTGAAAAAAGAATGGTTGGTCAGCATAAAGACAATAAGAAAATTGGTGCTTGGAAACATTATTTGAATGATGGTACCCTTAAATATGAGCGTCACTATTCTGATAAAGGAAATAATGGAGAATGGAAAAGCTATTACGATTCTGGTGAAATAGCTAGTGTTGAGACTTATTTAGACGGCAAAGCTGAAGGTAAATGGATGGATTATTACAAAAACGGACAAGTGTATAGAGCTGGAGAAAAAGTTGATAATAAAGACCATGGAGATTGGAACGTTTATGACGATAATGGCAAGTTACTTCAAACCAAAACATATCATAAAGGCGTATTGATAAACACAGTGAGGCACTTCGAACAATAATATTGATTTTGGTTAATAACTCTCAATAAATCTCTTTCAATAAACACATACAATTTCCTATTTTGCAGTTCAGTTTAAATCAAAGTTGTTAGAATAAATGAAAGTCTGTATTGCCGAAAAACCTAGCGTTGCACGAGAAATTGCCCAAGTCCTTGGAGCCAATTCAAAACGTGATGGCTATTATGAAGGTAATGGCTATGCTGTGACTTACACGTTTGGTCATTTGTGCACGCTCATGGAACCAAATGATTACAAGCCATATTGGAAAAGTTGGGACTTAAACAATTTGCCAATGCTTCCAGAAAAGTTTAAAACGAAGGTCGTTGGGAATGCTGGAATTGAAAAGCAATTCAATATCGTAAAATCTTTATTTGACAAGGCTGATTTAGTCATTAACTGTGGTGATGCTGGACAAGAAGGAGAACTTATACAGCGTTGGGTTTTAGATCAAGCGAATTATAAAGGTAAAGTTCAGCGACTTTGGATTTCTTCGTTAACGACTGAAGCGATTAAAGAAGGTTTTGGTAACCTTAAAAATTCAAAAGATTATGACAACCTCTATTACGCAGGTTTTTCGCGTGCTATTGGAGATTGGTTATTAGGAATGAATGCGACACGTTTATTCACTGTAAAACATGGAGGTTACAAACAAGTGCTTTCAGTTGGTCGTGTGCAAACACCAACGTTGGCAATGGTTGTTAATCGTTTTAAGGATATTGAAAATTTCAAGCCGCAACCTTATTGGGAGTTACAAACCCTATATCGTGACACACTTTTTGCTTATGAAGAAGGTCGTTTCTTAAAAATGGAAGATGGCGAATTACTAGCTAATAAAGTAAAAGCATCGGAATTTGAAATTGTATCTACGACTAAAAAGAAAGGTAAAGAATATGCTCCAAAGCTGTTTGATTTAACAGGATTGCAAGTGTATTGTAATACGAAATTCGGATTTTCAGCAGATGAAACACTAAAGATTGTACAGAAATTATACGAACAAAAAGTGGTGACCTATCCCAGAGTTGATACCACGTTTTTACCAAATGATGTGTATCCGAAAGTCTCAGGAATACTTCAGAAACTGACTAACTATTCTCAGTTAACGCAACCATTATTAGGTAAGAAAATTAAAAAATCTGCAAAGGTTTTTAATGATAAAAAGGTAACCGATCACCACGCTATTATTCCTACAGGAATTCAGATTAATTTACAATACAACCAGCAGCAGGTTTATGATATTATTGTCAAACGTTTTATTGCTGTGTTTTATCCAGATTGTGATGTTTCAAATACAACAGTTATCGGAAAAGCAGATGATGTTAATTTTAAAACCACAGGAAAAGAGATTTTAAAAGACGGTTGGAAAGTTGTTTTTAAATTTGGAAAAGAGACCTCTTCAAATACATCTGAAAAAGACACACTTCCAAATTTTGAGAAAGGTGAGAAAGGTCCACATGAGCCTTCATTCCTTGAAAAACAAACGAAGCCACCAAATCAATTTACCGAAGCCTCTCTCCTACGTGCCATGGAAACTGCAGGCAAACAAGTTGATGATGACGAACTCCGAGATTTGATGAAAGAAAATGGTATTGGTCGACCATCAACACGTGCCAATATTATTGAAACCTTGTTCAAACGTCAGTATATAAAACGTAATAAAAAGCAATTAATTCCAACAGTTACAGGTGTTGCTTTGATAGATACTATTCAAAATGAATTATTAAAATCTGCAGAACTCACAGGTCTTTGGGAAAAGCAACTTAAGGATATTGAAAAAGGAGAATACAGTGCCAGTTTGTTCATTAAGAATATGAAAAAAATGGTAGACGAATTGGTGTACGAAGTTCGTAGTGAAACAAAACGTGCAAACATCTCTCAAGCTACTGTTGTTAAACAACGAGATTTAAAAGCTAAGCAAACTAAAAAAACAGGAATAAGCTCTGAATTCTGTCCGAAATGTAAAAAAGGAACTCTACTAAAAGGCAAATCGGCTTATGGTTGTAGTCAGTTTAAATCGGGTTGTGATTTTGTAATGCCTTTTAAAGTCTTCGGAAAAAAGATTTCAGAAAAGCAATGTATTCGTTTGCTACAAAAAGGATCAACAGTAAACCTTAAAGGGTTTTCTTCTGAAAGAGGAATTACTGAAGGATTAATTCGTTTTGATGACCTTTTTAAATTGGTATTAGAACCAAAAAAACAAGCAACTAAAGCTTCCGAAGCAAAACAAAATGACACTATTAAATGTCCGAAATGCACAAAAGGAAACGTCATTAAAGGCAAAACAGCTTATGGTTGTAGCGACTATAAATTGGGTTGTGATTTTAAAATGTCTTTTGATAGTATTCGATCAAAAGCTAAAGACAAACAACTGACTAAAGATTTGGTGCATGCCATTTTAAAAGGTGATTTCTAATATGGAGCATCGTCATTTCAAACTCTTCAAGCCGTATGGTTATTTAAGTCAGTTTCAAACCAATGCGAAGCACGAACGCAATAAGAAATTCTTAGGCGAATTATATGATTTTCCTGAAGGAATAATGGCAATTGGTCGATTAGATAAAGATTCTGAAGGCTTACTTCTACTCACAACAGATGGAAAAGTGAGTTATGAGATTACAAGTTCTAAAACAGATAAAGAATACTATGTTCAAGTAGATGGAGAAATTACAAATGATGCCATTTTACAATTAGAACAAGGTGTTGCTATTAGCTATCAAAGTGAAACCTATCTCACTAAACCATGTCAAGTATTTCAATTATATCAAAATCCTGATTTTCCAGAAAGAGCAAAGAAAATCCGTGATGAACGTCATGGAAAAACATCATGGATTTCTATTACCATTAATGAAGGCAAGTTTAGGCAAGTCCGTAAAATGACTGCACAAGTTGGATTTCCAACTTTGCGTTTGGTTCGTGTTCGGGTTGGTAAGGTTACTTTAGAAGGTTTACAAATGGGAGATGTTAAAGAGTTAAATGATATCACATAAAAAAAAGCCAATGATTAATCACTGGTTTTTCTTTTTATATTTTGGTAAAACTTATACGAGTTTCACACGAACCGCGTTCATACCACGATTTCCTTTTTCTAATTCGAATTGTACTTTGTCGTTTTCTTGAATTTCATCAATTAAACCACTAACGTGACAGAAATATTTTTCTTGATCTTCAGTATCTATAATGAATCCAAATCCTTTAGAATTATCAAAGAATGACACTTTCCCTTTTCGGATTGGATCATACTCTTCTTCGTCTCCTTCTTCTTTTTTAGGAATTCCAATCACAATATTTTTAGCCTTCACTTTAATCTTTTCAGATGGATCTGGTGGACTATCAGTGAGGTTTCCAAACTGATCTACATAAGCAAATGGTATGCTATCTGCACCTCCATTTTCTTCTTTTTCTAACTTACGCGCTTCCATCTTTTTACGTTTGTCTTCGCGCTTTTTTAAACGTTTTTTTTCTTTTTCACTTTTGTTGAAGGTCTGTTGCGACTTTGCCATTCTTTGTACTTTGGATATTTTAATTAATGTAGTGATAGTAACCACTAGAGGCTGTAAAGATAGCAGTAATTATTGACTTTTTAAAGCAATCTGGCGATTAGTTGTTTTTCTCGTCTTGTTCTTCTTGCTTCGTTTTTGGGAAGTCGTTACTTTTTATGACTAAAATTTTGGCTTTAACACCAGTGAGTAGATTCCATCTTTTTGAAGACACAAGAACTTCATTATCATCGTACACTAGAAATTCAGCTGTATTTGGTCCAGATTCTCCTTGGTTTAGAGCAATAAAAACAATTGTATTAATCCCTTCTTTTAAAGGTACATTAAAGGATTTATAATTTCCATTTAATACTAAACGAGGAATAAACACTTCATCGTTAACCACAACCTGAACTAAATCTCCATCAGGATATTCGTGATCTCTACAACGTATGTTAGCAAATTCTCCATTAATCCTAACATCGCCTAAAAACATATCAGACATGGTTTTTGGTATAATACCTTGTTCTTCAAGTTTTGCGTTATAACGTTTTTCAAAAATTTCTCCAGGATTTTTTAAATTACTATTATCAAACATAGAAAATTCTTGTTCTTGAGGTTTTAATTCTCTAATTTTTATAGGAATGCCACTAATGTTTTTATCAGTTTTGGTAATTTCAAGTTTTGAATTTGGCTTTATTTTAAATTGCGTTGGTGTAGAATCTTTTTCTTTAGTTTCCTTAGCAGGAATCTTAATAGATTTGTCATCACTATCTGGATTTGGTTGTCCACTGACAATAAATGTCAGGCCTAAAAAAAATAAGAATACTACTTTAAGTTTCATTTATGTAATAAGTTGATAGCAATTAAAAATCAAAAACCGTTCCTTAAATCAAAATAACGGCTTTCAGCCTATAAAATTTCAATATTAACAATTTATTGGTTGTTATATTTTTGTTAAGTCGCTAAGTACTTTTAAAACTTACCATTAAAACTTAATCTAAGTTTACGTGTGTATTCTTCTAATAGCCAATCTTTATAGTTTTTTGTGCTATTCATTATACAGTAACAATATTGCTTAATACGATAACAAATATCATCATGTAATAATTTAGCAAGTTCTCTAGCTTCAAATACATCTTCACTATTAGCAATTACTAAAACGGAATGCTGAGCAATAGAGTTTTCGATGGCTTTCATCGATTTCTGACCTTGACGCGTTACATTTTTATATTCTTCTTTAATGTCAAAAGTATCATTAGGATTCTTTTTAAAGCGTTTACGTAAAGAATCTGGCATTTCGTAAATAAAATCGCGCTCAATATCTTCATCATTTCTAAGATTCTCCAAATAATAATCAGGATTCTTAAAAATATGTTGCCAATCTACTGGCTGACTCCAAGGGCCAAAACGAATCACGTTGTTACCTAAATCAATAACTTTAAATTCTGATTTGGTCTTATGAATTCTAGATCCTCTACCAATCATCTGAAAATAAAGTGTCAGTGATCTTGTTGCTCTATTTAATATAATAGAATCTACAGATGGCTCATCAAAACCAGTTGTTAAGATACTAACTGAAGTTAAAATCCCATCAGGAGTGTTTTTAAACCATTTTAAAATGTCTTTTCTATCTTGCTTTGAAGACGTATTGTCTAAATGTCTAATGTTATAACCAGCACGTTTAAATGTATAATAGACTTCTTTAGACGTATTAATTCCATTATTAAATATTAAAGTTTTTTTACCTTTTGACAATTCTTCATAAGCAAATAGCAATTTACCTTGCATTGTCGCATTTGAATATAGTGCTTCAGAAGATTTTACAGTATAATCACCATTAATACCAATCTTTAGACTGTTAAGAGAGACATCGTAGTTGTAAACATCTGCTGTTGCTAAAAATCCGTTTTTAATTAAAGTAGAAATGTCATCACCAACAATGAGTTCCTTGTAATTGTCTTTCATTGGTAGCTTGATATTGCTACTTAATGGTGTAGCTGTGACTCCAAGAATATAACAATTATCGAAAAACTTGAATAATTTTCGGAATGAATTATAGTGTGCTTCATCAATAATGACTAAACCTATATCCTCTAATTTTAGTTTTTCATCATTAAGTCGGTTGTTTAGTGTTTCAACCATTGCTACAAAGCATTCGTATTGATCTTGATCTGGAAGCTCTTTTACTTTGCTATTAATAATTTTGTTATTAACGCCAAAGCCATCTAAGACTTTAGACGTTTGTTTACATAATTCAATACGATGTGTAAGAATAACAACTTTTTTCTTATGCTTTTTGATGTAACGTCTAACAATTTCTGAGAATATAACCGTTTTTCCTCCACCTGTTGGAAGTTGATATAAAAGGTTATAATTATCTGGAGCGTTTTCAAAAACATCAAAAATGCGATTGAGATCTGCAATTTGATAGTCGTATAGACTCTTTTTGACTATATTTTGATTTTCTACTTCTAAGGTTGAGGACATATAATTAATAGCTTCTGACAGAAAAATTTTCACAAAACTAACCATTTATAAGGTTATCAATGCATAATGTTAAAAACAAATGAAAAAAATACAGTTAAATTTCATTCAGAAGTGCTTCTATTCTCTTTAACATTCATATATCATCTTAAAATTTAGATGTAATAGTGTTAAAATATGTTAAATTACTACTTTGCAATGCATAGTACTGTAACATTTTTGTAACAATGTCGTCTATTAGGTATAATCATCAATTAAAAACAAAGAATCATGAGAACATTAAACAGCAATCAATTAACAAGTGCAAGAACAGAAACAAAAACGTTTACTTGGAATCAAAAAAGACGTTATAGATAATTTAAACTATAATAATTCATCAATCAAAATCAATCACTATGAAAGTATTAACTAGAATAATCGACACGTCGCATACGGTAAATGACGATTTAAACACCGTAAAGTAAAACACATTTGAGTTAGTTTTAAATTAGTAAGGCAATTAAGGGTTCATCTTCTTAGTTGCCTTTTTTTATTTATAACTATGGTATCATTATTGAGAGTTTTTAGTAAATCTTAAAAACCGATTCTTATGAAAAACTCAAGACATTCTATGCCACAAGTCAATGCTGGATCTATGGCTGACATTGCTTTTTTATTGCTTATTTTCTTTTTAGTTACTGCAATGATACCTAAAGATAAAGGCATAAATAGAAAATTGCCTGCTCCTTGTCCACCAGGAGAAATTTGTGATATAAAAATTAATAAACGTAATATGCTTGAAGTAAGAGTTAATTCTAATAATGAACTCTTTGTTGAGAATAAAGTTATTGTTATTGAAGAATTAAAAGCAATTGCAAAAGAATTTGTAGATAATAATGGTGACAAAACTTGTGACTATTGTCATGGTCTAAATTCTGAAAAATTTTCAGATAATCCTAAGGAAGCTGTTATTTCAATACAAAATGATAAACGAACATCTTATGCGTTTTATATTGAAATTCAAGATGAGCTTACTAAAGCGTATTACGAACTTCGATCAGATTATGCGAAAACAATTTATAACAAATCTGTAAACGAATTAACTAAATATGAGTTATCTGAAGTGAAAAAGGCTTACCCTTTTTTGTTATCTGAAGCAGAATTGAAGTAATTAGTGTTTTAACTTTTCAACTCTATAGCTTATATTAACTTTACTTCTGCCCCATTCTTTTGCTGCGTTAACGTCAGTTCCCATATAAATATCGATTTTGTTTGTCCAACGAGAATGCATTTTGTCCTTCACTAAATAGGTGCCTTCTAAGCCATCTACTTTCACTAATGTATTATGTTTTAAGCCTAATCTCAATAGATCTCTAGATACAGCAATGTAGCGAACTCCAGGCTTTAAACTATCTCCAAAAGCAGTTATATAAGGATTGTTGTTTGTTTGGGAAACTAAAGAATTGTAAGCTGTTGCAGTGACTTCAAGAGTTTTCCATTCAAATATATTAGGAGCTTCATTTTTACAATTAAAGAGTATTAACAAAAGAAGTATTAAAATGCATTTCCAACGTATAACTTTAAAAATCATGTTTAAAGATAAGTGTTTTTGTCAAGTTTTAATTTGTTGAGAAAAAAATCGATATTTATTTGCTTGATATTAATATTATTATTACATTAACCTCATAATCAGTAATTTAAATGCTATGAAAAAAATAGTCTATTTAATCACGTTTTTAGCACTTATTGTAGCTTGTTCTAATGAAAACTCTAACAGCGAAGGTCTTAATGCTAAGCAGAAATTAGAATTTTCTGCCAAGAATTTTGTTAATAGCACAATTGCTTATGACAATAAAGGCGAAATTACATTTGGTGTTACAAAAGATGAATTATACAATTCATTTAATGCTTATGCAACTAAATTTGAAATTGGTTCTCATGCAGAATCTTATTTAATAGAAGACATAGATGGTAAAAATTATATAAGATTTTATCACAAATCTAATAATGGGTTAGAACAAGTATCGACTATTGCTTTAATTAAAAATAAAAACAAAGACTCTTCTTTAATCACCTATAGATCAGGAAGAACAGTATGTACAACTATTGAGTGTGCGAATTGTTGTGGCTGTATACCAGATGGAGATTATTGTACTAAGTGTGAAATTGCTCATCTAGATTGTAAAAGAACAACAACTGGTGGTAGTGATCCTATTTCAGAATAATCGCTATAATTTATTGAATATTTTTAATCTAAATACTTAGAAATTGAAATTTGTTAATGGTTTGAAGTCGATGACACAGATACAAATCATTGTAGTTTTGAATAATTTATAAGTTCAATCACAATATTAATTACAGAAACGACAAGTAAAGCCATTAATATAGAATTAAGCAAAAAAGCTATTGTCTTTTGTTTAGACTTGGGTTCATTTTTAGTTTTTAAAGCAAAAACAAAACCTACAATAGTCATAAAAAACACAAGTAAAATAAGAATTCCGCTTGCGATAGAAAAGAAATTAATTCCGATGACTTCAGAGTTTGCAAGAGATTTTAAAATAATAAAAAGTAGAATCAGTGCAATACTCGTTATCGCAGATTTGATTGCTTTTTTTGTGTTTTGATTATTACTCATAATATATTATTAATAAGCTAACAGTTCTTTTAAGGAATCTTCAAAACGGCCTTTAGCCATGTATTGATCTTCTAACTGATTTATAAACGGAATTGGCGTTTCTAAACTTGCAACACGTTTTACAGGAGCATCTAAGTCTTCAAAACAGTGTTCCATTATTAATGCTGAAATATCACTAGCAATGCCACCAAAAAGAGAATCCTCTTGCAAAACGATTACTTTTCCCGTCTTACGAACAGAATTGTAAATAGTTTCTGTATCTAAAGGTTGAAGTGTTCTTAAATCAATTAAATCTGCGCTAATATCACTATTGTTAACTAAGGTTTCTAAAGCCCAATGAATTCCAGCTCCATAAGAAATTATGGTGATATCATTTCCTTCTTTTAAAAGTGCCGCTTTACCAAATGGGATGGTATAATAATCTATAGGAACATCTTGTCGAATACTTCTGTATAAGGCTTTATGCTCAAAAAACAATACAGGATTTGGATCATTTATAGCTGTTGCTAATAAGCCTTTTGCATCGTAAGGAAATGCTGGATAAACAACTTTTAAACCAGGCGTCTTGGTAAACCATGCTTCATTAGTTTGCGAGTGAAATGGTCCAGCTGCTACGCCTCCACCACAAGGCATTCTTAAAACAACATCAGCTTGTTGATTCCAGCGATAGTGAGATTTAGCTAAATAATTGACTACAGGATTAAACCCTGAAGTCACAAAATCTGCAAATTGCATTTCTACTACAGATTTTATACCAGCAATAGATAATCCCATTCCAGCTTCTACAATAGCTGATTCACAAATTGGAGTATTTCTAACACGTTCTTTACCAAACTCTTTCACGAAACCATCTGTGATTTTAAAAACGCCACCATATTCTGCAACATCTTGGCCCATAATTACAAGATCTTTATGTTGTTGCATCGATTGTTTTAACCCTTGAGAAATGGCATCAATTAACCGAAGTTCTTCTGTTTCTGAATTAGGATTAACCTCCTTGTATTCAAATGGTTTGTATATGTCATTTAATTCAGTGGTTAAATCAGCAACAATTGGTGCTTCATCGAAAGCAATTTGCAAGTTCTCATTAATTTCATGTACAAAGCCTTCTTTGATAGCAACGACTTGTTTTTCAGTTAAAATCTTTTCATCTTTTAAGTAAGCTTGAAAGTTTTCTAAAGGATCTTTTTTAGCCCACTCTTGCAGTAATGCTTTAGGAACATATTTAGTGCCACTCGCCTCTTCATGACCACGCATTCTAAACGTTTTAAATTCTACAAGAATTGGTCTTGGTCGTTTGCGAATGCTTTGTGCTAATTTTTTTATTTTAGAATAGACTTCAATGACATTATTTCCATCAAGTATAAAAGATTCCATACCATAACCTTTTCCTCGATCGGCAATATCTTTACATCTATATTGTTCATTGGTTGGTGTTGATAATCCGTAACCATTA is part of the Psychroserpens ponticola genome and encodes:
- the fabG gene encoding 3-oxoacyl-[acyl-carrier-protein] reductase, which codes for MKLLEGKTAIITGASRGIGKGIAEVFAQHGANVAFTYSASVEAANELENQLNALGIKAKGYQSNAANFEDSQKLAEKVLAEFGSIDILVNNAGITKDNLLMRMGEEDFDKVIEVNLKSVFNMTKAVQRTMLKQRKGSIINMSSVVGVKGNAGQTNYAASKAGIIGFSKSVALELGSRNIRSNVIAPGFIETEMTAKLDEETVKGWRNAIPLKRGGTPEDIANACVFLASDMSAYVTGQTLNVDGGMLT
- a CDS encoding DUF1853 family protein → MNLSKSHLQRLYQGFLNTPLLWNSNPVLGLKQLQFQNYDTFLFKRSLEKKLRLGLLAEQFVFNQLEQLENCRILAENLQIQKEKQTLGELDALIEFDKGSIHLEIVYKFYLYDATLGTSEIEQWIGPNRNDSLIEKITKLKDKQLPLLYSSNCESALNELDLNNQSFQQNVLFKAQLFTPYLKPANFNQLNNACVCGFYMNKAQLNDFNTCKFHIPPKLDWFLNTEHSVNWLNFESFKTEVEVFLEQSKSPLIWIKKTDDTLLKSFLVWW
- a CDS encoding toxin-antitoxin system YwqK family antitoxin — translated: MKLQASFYILTFICLLNCKDQVRLNPNNGITISSEKKVTLIKDYYDSGVLKMKGQYSGNTKSGEWIHYFDNAKPYKIENYKDGLLDGVWNVFHLNGEKRMVGQHKDNKKIGAWKHYLNDGTLKYERHYSDKGNNGEWKSYYDSGEIASVETYLDGKAEGKWMDYYKNGQVYRAGEKVDNKDHGDWNVYDDNGKLLQTKTYHKGVLINTVRHFEQ
- a CDS encoding type IA DNA topoisomerase, which encodes MKVCIAEKPSVAREIAQVLGANSKRDGYYEGNGYAVTYTFGHLCTLMEPNDYKPYWKSWDLNNLPMLPEKFKTKVVGNAGIEKQFNIVKSLFDKADLVINCGDAGQEGELIQRWVLDQANYKGKVQRLWISSLTTEAIKEGFGNLKNSKDYDNLYYAGFSRAIGDWLLGMNATRLFTVKHGGYKQVLSVGRVQTPTLAMVVNRFKDIENFKPQPYWELQTLYRDTLFAYEEGRFLKMEDGELLANKVKASEFEIVSTTKKKGKEYAPKLFDLTGLQVYCNTKFGFSADETLKIVQKLYEQKVVTYPRVDTTFLPNDVYPKVSGILQKLTNYSQLTQPLLGKKIKKSAKVFNDKKVTDHHAIIPTGIQINLQYNQQQVYDIIVKRFIAVFYPDCDVSNTTVIGKADDVNFKTTGKEILKDGWKVVFKFGKETSSNTSEKDTLPNFEKGEKGPHEPSFLEKQTKPPNQFTEASLLRAMETAGKQVDDDELRDLMKENGIGRPSTRANIIETLFKRQYIKRNKKQLIPTVTGVALIDTIQNELLKSAELTGLWEKQLKDIEKGEYSASLFIKNMKKMVDELVYEVRSETKRANISQATVVKQRDLKAKQTKKTGISSEFCPKCKKGTLLKGKSAYGCSQFKSGCDFVMPFKVFGKKISEKQCIRLLQKGSTVNLKGFSSERGITEGLIRFDDLFKLVLEPKKQATKASEAKQNDTIKCPKCTKGNVIKGKTAYGCSDYKLGCDFKMSFDSIRSKAKDKQLTKDLVHAILKGDF
- a CDS encoding pseudouridine synthase, giving the protein MEHRHFKLFKPYGYLSQFQTNAKHERNKKFLGELYDFPEGIMAIGRLDKDSEGLLLLTTDGKVSYEITSSKTDKEYYVQVDGEITNDAILQLEQGVAISYQSETYLTKPCQVFQLYQNPDFPERAKKIRDERHGKTSWISITINEGKFRQVRKMTAQVGFPTLRLVRVRVGKVTLEGLQMGDVKELNDIT
- a CDS encoding cold-shock protein, whose product is MAKSQQTFNKSEKEKKRLKKREDKRKKMEARKLEKEENGGADSIPFAYVDQFGNLTDSPPDPSEKIKVKAKNIVIGIPKKEEGDEEEYDPIRKGKVSFFDNSKGFGFIIDTEDQEKYFCHVSGLIDEIQENDKVQFELEKGNRGMNAVRVKLV
- a CDS encoding DEAD/DEAH box helicase codes for the protein MSSTLEVENQNIVKKSLYDYQIADLNRIFDVFENAPDNYNLLYQLPTGGGKTVIFSEIVRRYIKKHKKKVVILTHRIELCKQTSKVLDGFGVNNKIINSKVKELPDQDQYECFVAMVETLNNRLNDEKLKLEDIGLVIIDEAHYNSFRKLFKFFDNCYILGVTATPLSSNIKLPMKDNYKELIVGDDISTLIKNGFLATADVYNYDVSLNSLKIGINGDYTVKSSEALYSNATMQGKLLFAYEELSKGKKTLIFNNGINTSKEVYYTFKRAGYNIRHLDNTSSKQDRKDILKWFKNTPDGILTSVSILTTGFDEPSVDSIILNRATRSLTLYFQMIGRGSRIHKTKSEFKVIDLGNNVIRFGPWSQPVDWQHIFKNPDYYLENLRNDEDIERDFIYEMPDSLRKRFKKNPNDTFDIKEEYKNVTRQGQKSMKAIENSIAQHSVLVIANSEDVFEARELAKLLHDDICYRIKQYCYCIMNSTKNYKDWLLEEYTRKLRLSFNGKF
- a CDS encoding ExbD/TolR family protein codes for the protein MKNSRHSMPQVNAGSMADIAFLLLIFFLVTAMIPKDKGINRKLPAPCPPGEICDIKINKRNMLEVRVNSNNELFVENKVIVIEELKAIAKEFVDNNGDKTCDYCHGLNSEKFSDNPKEAVISIQNDKRTSYAFYIEIQDELTKAYYELRSDYAKTIYNKSVNELTKYELSEVKKAYPFLLSEAELK